Proteins co-encoded in one Campylobacter concisus genomic window:
- a CDS encoding energy transducer TonB, translated as MQSKQSLNKISNYSGLAVSLVVHGAVVYFLLSHNFDEIKIGEQKPIKIALNSFTPVPQVSAPQIAEQMLIPEPTPPAPPPPPEPPKPEPKPEPKPEPKKVDKPKREIKKVEPKKEKKIEPKPEPVIAQPVQPIVPPASVNTNLPANNKSIAAAPVQNVTPELNLSNSQGDEDFTKVIIAVKRHKSYPNNARRMKHQGVVEVRFLLKQDGSIDELKVSKSSGFESLDNGALENIQRASSEFPKPKQDRYLRFPISYTLK; from the coding sequence TTGCAATCCAAACAATCTCTGAATAAAATTTCAAATTACAGCGGCTTAGCTGTTTCGCTTGTAGTGCATGGAGCAGTAGTATATTTTTTGCTTTCACATAATTTTGATGAGATAAAAATAGGTGAGCAAAAACCGATAAAAATAGCTCTTAATTCATTTACTCCAGTGCCACAAGTCTCAGCACCTCAAATAGCGGAGCAAATGCTTATCCCAGAGCCAACTCCACCAGCTCCACCGCCACCACCAGAGCCACCAAAACCTGAGCCAAAGCCAGAACCAAAACCTGAACCTAAAAAGGTGGATAAACCAAAGCGTGAAATAAAAAAGGTAGAGCCTAAAAAAGAGAAAAAAATAGAGCCCAAGCCTGAACCGGTAATTGCTCAGCCAGTGCAGCCTATTGTACCGCCAGCCAGTGTAAATACAAATTTGCCAGCCAATAACAAGTCTATCGCTGCAGCTCCAGTTCAAAATGTAACACCTGAGCTAAATTTATCAAATTCACAAGGTGATGAAGATTTTACGAAGGTTATAATCGCAGTTAAGAGGCATAAAAGTTACCCAAATAATGCTAGACGTATGAAACATCAAGGTGTTGTAGAAGTTAGGTTTTTACTTAAGCAAGACGGCAGCATAGATGAACTTAAAGTTAGTAAAAGCTCTGGTTTTGAGTCGCTTGATAATGGTGCTTTAGAAAATATTCAAAGAGCAAGTTCTGAGTTTCCAAAACCTAAGCAAGATCGTTACCTTCGTTTCCCTATTTCGTATACATTAAAATAA
- the exbD gene encoding TonB system transport protein ExbD produces MRLNKKDGLNIVPFIDIMLVLLAIVLSISTFIAQGKIAIDLPSANSAEQSKEDDKKVSVVIDKDNKFFIDDVEISENELKDKLNAVDIKTLIELKSDKNSKFDSFVKVIDILKEKGHENFAIQTISE; encoded by the coding sequence ATGCGTCTAAATAAAAAAGATGGGTTAAATATTGTCCCATTTATTGATATTATGCTTGTTTTGCTCGCCATCGTACTTAGTATTTCGACTTTTATTGCTCAAGGTAAGATAGCTATTGATCTTCCAAGTGCAAACAGTGCTGAGCAAAGCAAAGAGGACGATAAAAAGGTAAGCGTAGTAATTGATAAGGATAATAAATTTTTTATAGATGATGTAGAAATTTCTGAGAACGAACTCAAAGATAAGCTAAATGCGGTTGATATAAAGACATTGATCGAACTAAAAAGCGATAAAAATTCGAAATTTGATAGCTTTGTCAAAGTAATTGATATATTAAAAGAGAAGGGCCACGAAAATTTTGCAATCCAAACAATCTCTGAATAA
- the exbB gene encoding TonB-system energizer ExbB — MELIKHHIDHVIIAILGIMSFFVLWYTIERIIFYSRVDIKGYKSIEAFEEALTKNLTTLYIIYSNAPYIGLLGTVAGIMITFYDMGMAGGIDTKSIMVGLSLALKATAFGLLVAIPTLMIYNGFVRKVDVMLNRYKAENASK; from the coding sequence ATGGAGCTAATTAAACATCACATTGATCATGTAATTATTGCGATTTTAGGCATTATGAGTTTTTTTGTACTTTGGTATACGATTGAGCGTATCATTTTTTATTCACGCGTTGATATAAAAGGCTATAAAAGTATTGAAGCGTTTGAAGAAGCACTAACCAAAAATTTAACCACACTTTACATTATCTACTCAAATGCACCATATATAGGACTTCTTGGTACAGTTGCTGGAATTATGATCACATTTTATGATATGGGTATGGCAGGCGGAATCGATACTAAAAGCATAATGGTCGGCCTCTCTCTTGCGCTAAAAGCAACTGCTTTTGGACTACTTGTGGCGATACCAACTTTGATGATTTACAATGGTTTTGTCAGAAAAGTAGATGTAATGCTAAATAGATACAAGGCTGAAAATGCGTCTAAATAA
- the waaF gene encoding lipopolysaccharide heptosyltransferase II, whose product MRVFIELPTWLGDAVMASAAIENLSKNAKNIVFFGSYVACELYKLHPKCEKVVIDDSKKQNSRYLSLIKTASKLGKFDIAISFRSSFASKFLLFFLKATQKFCFKKSSESLHQVQKYLNFIKQSLNLKEISNELKIYYEAKKSEQNLLVLNPGASYGSAKRWYPHYFAEVALHFKDEFDVKITGSKAELEICNEIEQILLQNGMKCENLAGKTSIKELCEVIGSIKNGIFLTNDSGPMHIAAAYKVPLVALFGPTKFKETSPWQDESAKIVHLNLECMPCMKRVCPIKTHACMKELTPKIVITEIELLRKKLNF is encoded by the coding sequence GTGAGAGTTTTTATAGAGCTTCCAACTTGGCTTGGAGATGCTGTGATGGCGAGTGCGGCGATAGAAAATTTAAGTAAAAATGCTAAAAATATTGTATTTTTTGGCTCTTACGTGGCCTGTGAGCTTTACAAATTACATCCAAAGTGTGAAAAAGTAGTCATTGATGATAGTAAAAAGCAAAACTCAAGATATTTAAGTCTTATAAAAACGGCTAGCAAGCTTGGAAAATTTGATATTGCTATTAGTTTTAGAAGCTCATTTGCTAGTAAATTTTTGCTTTTTTTTCTAAAAGCAACGCAAAAATTTTGCTTTAAAAAGAGTAGCGAGAGCTTGCATCAGGTGCAAAAATATCTAAATTTCATAAAGCAAAGCCTAAATTTAAAAGAAATTTCAAACGAACTAAAGATTTACTATGAAGCTAAAAAAAGCGAACAAAATCTCCTCGTGCTAAATCCAGGTGCTAGCTACGGAAGTGCTAAAAGGTGGTATCCGCACTATTTTGCAGAGGTTGCACTGCACTTTAAGGATGAATTTGATGTAAAGATCACTGGCTCAAAAGCCGAGCTTGAAATTTGCAATGAAATCGAGCAAATACTCTTACAAAATGGTATGAAATGTGAAAATTTGGCCGGAAAAACAAGCATAAAAGAGCTTTGCGAGGTCATAGGTTCTATAAAAAATGGTATCTTTTTGACAAACGATAGTGGTCCTATGCATATCGCAGCAGCCTATAAAGTGCCACTTGTGGCTCTTTTTGGACCGACTAAATTTAAAGAGACTAGCCCATGGCAAGATGAGAGTGCAAAGATAGTGCATTTAAATTTAGAGTGTATGCCATGTATGAAGCGAGTGTGTCCTATAAAAACACATGCCTGTATGAAGGAGCTTACGCCAAAAATAGTCATCACTGAAATAGAGCTGCTAAGAAAAAAATTAAATTTTTGA
- a CDS encoding glycosyltransferase family 4 protein, with translation MKKIVFLRINPNAVGGAERYLRRLTKALKDVGIDTSIRSYLGEARISSWKKALRFNAQVKRQKQSDEVYFSLERVSCADIYRAGDGVHKIYRATKPFWWVNPLNFVYPYLEKRCFKNSKKIIANSNYIKEQIISAYGIDESKIVTIYNGINLPQKVEKGEAKLSVCEEFGLDYNLPIVLFVGNGFKRKGAKDFLLLVSKLKTPVNALIVGKDKNLNSYKKLAKKLKIKAFFTGEQKMTAKFYEASDIFIFPTHYEPFSNVVLEALSFKNIIFTTAQNGAAEILENRFVMREPNDESILELVEQVLNDNDMMRELQEKSFLLSQKFSIEENASKTLEIINEVLNLEQK, from the coding sequence ATGAAAAAAATAGTTTTTTTACGTATCAATCCAAATGCAGTCGGTGGTGCCGAACGCTATTTAAGAAGGCTTACTAAAGCCCTAAAAGACGTAGGTATAGATACATCTATACGCTCATATCTAGGAGAGGCTAGGATCTCGTCATGGAAAAAGGCTTTGAGATTTAACGCACAAGTAAAACGCCAGAAACAAAGCGATGAGGTATATTTTAGCTTGGAGCGAGTGAGCTGCGCAGATATTTATAGAGCAGGGGACGGCGTGCATAAAATTTATCGTGCCACAAAGCCATTTTGGTGGGTCAATCCTCTAAATTTTGTCTATCCATATCTAGAAAAACGTTGCTTTAAAAATTCTAAAAAGATAATCGCAAATTCAAACTACATAAAAGAGCAAATCATCTCAGCTTACGGTATCGATGAGTCAAAAATTGTTACCATTTATAACGGTATAAATTTGCCACAAAAAGTAGAAAAAGGAGAAGCAAAACTTAGCGTATGCGAAGAATTTGGACTTGATTACAATTTACCAATTGTGCTTTTTGTCGGAAATGGCTTTAAAAGAAAAGGGGCAAAGGACTTTTTGCTTCTTGTCTCAAAGCTAAAAACACCAGTAAATGCGCTAATAGTAGGCAAAGATAAAAATTTAAATTCATATAAGAAGCTAGCAAAAAAGCTAAAGATAAAGGCATTTTTTACAGGTGAGCAAAAAATGACTGCAAAATTTTATGAAGCAAGCGATATTTTTATATTTCCAACACACTATGAGCCATTTTCAAATGTCGTTCTAGAGGCGCTTAGCTTTAAAAATATTATCTTTACAACGGCTCAAAATGGGGCAGCTGAAATTTTAGAAAATCGTTTTGTTATGCGTGAACCAAATGATGAAAGTATACTGGAACTAGTGGAGCAGGTGCTTAATGATAATGACATGATGAGAGAGCTACAAGAGAAGTCATTTTTACTTTCGCAAAAATTTAGTATAGAAGAAAATGCGAGCAAAACTCTTGAAATCATAAACGAAGTGCTAAATTTGGAGCAAAAGTGA